ATTGAAGGGAACGAACTCCATACATCCACTTAAAATATTGCATAATGACTTGGAAATGTCTGCTTAATTTTTGCAGATGCCATGTGGTTTGATTATTAACCAATGCAATAATATTCATACATAATTAGTTTGATTTAAATGCTTCTTAGGACCACTGTTATGTTTATAATTATGAAAAGATTTCTAGTTGGTTTGTAGTCTGTTAGTTATGAAGGTAAATATTAATTACCCTGGTCTACTATACTCTCTTGTGCCTTCAAAATTTGATCTCTTCTCATACTCATGCATATGTTGTTGAATGGGAAACATTGATAGTTAACAGTTTGGTTTAGCAGCTTTTATTTaattgacacatttttaaaactatgatTAGTTTAAAtggaagggatagttcacccaaaaatgaaaattataaaaaatttactcagcctcatgccatcccagatgtgtatgacttactttcttctgctgaacacaaacaaagatttttagaaaaatatctcagctctgtaggtccatacaatgcaagtgaatggtggccagaaatttggaagttcaaaaagcacattaaggcaccataaaagttatccacatgactccagtggttgaatccatttcttcagaagcaatatgataggtgtgggtaagaaacgggtcaatatttaagtcctttttaactataaattctcctccctgcccagtaggtggcgatatgcacaaagaatgcaaattgccaaaaacaaaataagaagaatgtgaaagggaagatgaaagtggagatttatagtaaaaaattacttaaatatttatatgtttttcacccacacatcATGTTGCATctgaagatttaaccactggagtcttatggagtacTTTGATGGTGCCTTTATATCGTTTTTGGACCTTTGAAGTTCTGGCCaagatttacttgcattgtatggacttacagagctgagatatttttaaaaaaattttgtttgtgttcagcagaagaaagtcatacacatctggggtggcataaggttcagtaaatgatgagataattcaaatttttagattaactatccctttaaggttttgTTGGCAgattaatctgtattttttgtagtgaaatgttttgtctgAAATGAAATaacttctctctttttttttcttgaaattttACTGTTTAACCAATGCATATTTCtattaataaatcaatatatttagTCAGATGAATGactaaaaagtaaaagaaaaaaactgcaGATGGATTGAAACGAAATACAgttatatacttttttgtttttcttttcaggtactgtaaatttatcttgttttaagaatgattAGATATGCTTACATGAAACCAAGACAAAGATACTGATCAAGAGTAGGTTTTTCCAGTATATCTCTCTTTCCATCAGTCTGTCATCAGGGAAATGCATAGATGTGCTACAGGCAGTTAGGTCTTGAATGTATTATGTAAATGCTTGTTTGTGTGTAGTCCCAACACTGCAGGCAGTCTGGAGACCTTAGATGATCAGACAGAGACAGAATCAATCATGTCTTTCAGGAGAGAGAGACCTCGCCCCAGAGAGAGCCTAGAGCAACATGGTGAGTTTTGCCTCTTATGTTTGTTTGACCAAACctaattattttgcaaataacctcaaccatgttaaaatacctTAACAATACGTCAACAGTGTTTCAATACAACCTGTTTCTGTCTCAGGGCTACGTATGAATGGTCAATCCCATATGGACAGACACCTTGCAGGGTATGAGAGTGCGACCACAGTGATGAGCAGTGAACTAGAGACCACCAGCTTCTGTGATTCAGATGATGATGATACAATGAGCAGGTCTGAGAAGGTTTCAGAAAACACAAACTCGTAACCAgttcttaaagtaatagttcacccaaaaatggggaAGGGCCCACGGCCCACTAGGGAACCTAAGCAAACTTCCACGGGGGCCTCAAGATgaacttaaaataatttaaataatttaaatgctgAAATTAGCTAAAATCATGACAGTTACTATAACGTCTGGAATCACAAAATCAATTGTGATAAGAAACCTTATCCccccccaatttgtaatgcccaattcccactacttagtaggtcctcatggtggcgcgattactcacctcaatctgggtggtggaggacaagtctcagttgcctccgcttctgagaccgtcaatccacgcatcttatcacgtgccacattgagagcgagaaccactaatcgccaccacgaggaggttaccccatgtgactcttccatccctagcaaccggaccagtttggttgcttaggagatacCTGGctctcagcacaccttggattcaaactcgtgactccaggggtggtagtcagcgtcaatactcgctgagctacccaggccccaagaaTTCTTATCCGTTGGCACTCCTAGTTTCTGGGACTTAAAagaatgtaatttgtttttaattttttaattattgaactTGGTAAGTGTATGAGCATTTGTGCAAAATGGTATTTAGTTTTTATTCAGTACTACAGATTATGCTTTGattattgttgtttgttttgttaaatgtttgtgAACAGGTTCAGTAGCTCCACAGAGCAGAGCACAGCATCTAGATTACTGAAGCGTCATCGCAGACGAAGGAAACAGCGCCCCCGGCTGGAAAGGGTATGTCATGCTGAAAGAAACAAGAAAATTGGTTATACATTTTCAATTAgttttttaacaacaaaaaagttaCTTACAAATGTTCCAGAATAATTCTCAAAAGAAAAATTAAACTGGATGCATGACTGTTGGGCACAATAGAATCCAAAATAAGCATATTgagtgattaaataaaaataaattaaatgaaaataaaaaaatttaaacaaacaaaaacaatgtacAGCAGTACACAGAACAGAGGTTTAACAGTCCTACTTTGTGTGAAACATCTATTTGTTCTTGATTCTTTTTTCAGAAAAGTTTGATTTTAATGAGTTTCCCTTCTTGTTTTATTACAGGCCTCCTCTTTAAGTAGTGTCACAGATTCAACCATGTCCCTAAATATTATCACAGTCACTCTTAACATGGGTTGGTGCCATTCCTTATGCTTTGttcttactctttttttttttttcttctctcctcttttctcttctttatttatttttgcattgttccATGTAAAAGTAGTTAATACAAAATACACTCTGTACTCTTGTCCATCTGTCTGATGCATGTGCACCTGTTTCCTACAGAGAAGTATAATTTTTTGGGGATTAGTATAGTGGGTCAGAGTAACGAGAGAGGGGATGGAGGCATCTACATTGGCTCTATCATGAAGGGAGGAGCAGTGGCTGCTGATGGACGCATTGAGCCTGGAGACATGCtacttcaggtgtgtgtgtgtgtgtgtgtgcacccatGGGGTGAACATTCATAACCTTTTGAATAGTAAGTACATCTAGACAAAAGAGGAGTTATTTTACTGCGATAGAGATTAGTTTTACTGAATGTGATGCATACGATATAGTTTTAATCGCTGGTTATAAAATTAGaaaagttgttttgttttataatttgtctttttttttaaggtgaatgATATCAACTTTGAGAACATGAGTAATGATGATGCAGTCAGGGTGTTACGTGACATCGTGCACAAACCAGGGTGAGCCATGGGAGAGTTGACTTGCACTTACTGTAGGAGAGCCAAATGTTACAGTATATGCAAAGCATTACCATTTGTACATTAGTAGTATATAACTTGTACATTTTATTATGTCATTAATTATCCTAGACCCATCATCCTGTCTGTAGCAAAATGTTGGGACCCCTCTCCTCAAGGATACTTCACCCTGCCACGCAGTGAGTCTCAATCTCTGTGTTTATcacatgatatttacatttaaaggggacctattatgcaaaattcacctttacatggtgtttgtacataaacgtgagtcggcagtgtgtgtaccacccaacaatgttaaaagtctacccactcctctttctgtgacaatttttgtttttgaaggaaatgtgcctcaaaacatacagaaatgtgtgtttgtttgtgcaaataattttacaccggactgctttgtgaatgagtgtcaatataaagcaagaTTTTCCAAAAAGATTATTCTCAAGCATTGATCAGTACCAACAGTTCGTGTTCCAGCTAAAGTTACttttgtctctgattgtattcacagagaccagagctatgttgttattttttagctTACTGTCTGTATAATTCATAACCGCACCTTTATTATACACAATACAGTAAGGTGATTgtctttttgaaaaatatgtacGTTTTCTGTGAACATACGAGAGTTGTACTAAAAGTGGAATGTTTACTTGCAATGGCCAGCTCATCTGCACAACATATCAGTACCATGAGGGATGTTGGTTGCAGACTTACTGGTTCATTCTCACACTTGTGACTTCTGCCGGTGTCTCTCCTTCATCATTGTCCGTCTCTGGGTCATACATGTATGGATGAACTgttatttacgctgtcagtcatatggttctgatagtatatgtagtatgctGTAGTGACCATCATCGGTGagcctcttctttttatataaatgttttttggcagtttctgtgaaacttgctaaataaacaataGCTAGCAATCCTATGTACATTTTGTACTAAATATCAATTACTTTTTTgccaaaaaaagtgaaaaaaatctgcctGAAGTAATATGAAGCAGAgggcagacatttttttttttttggatgctgTTCACAAGCTGTTAAGACACAGCCCTCCTGAAAAGGggagggagcagcagctcatttgcatttaaagaggcaCACACGAAAactgcatgtttttgattccacccaaaaagagacatttactACATAGTGttataaatgatccgtggggtattttgagctgaaacttcacagacacattctggggacacctgagacttatattacatcttgtaaaaaggggcataataggtctcctttaagctTTTATCCAGAGCAACTTACAAAAAGTGCTTTAGCTTCACATCTGAGAACGTTGTGATCAGCAGGTAGCAGGCATGTACTTATACAAAGAAAAGTACAAAGACAAGGAAGTACTATCTAATACAAATAAACTTTGTTTATTGGAAGTGTGTAAATTTTTATGTGTTAATACACTTcctcatatcccagcttaatgtgcagagacaaatataagtaatTTTATAATGTATAGTTCGCATCATGGTCCTGATCAGGGTGAATTTTGTGAGATTGACCGACTGACTGTGCTTAATAAAAGGCTACTTTTccacaaataaatggacatgaaatgttgatttgagggtaaattcttttattttgtgtaaagaaaGAAGCTGCAGAGTGATCCGACATACTTGAAACTAGCAtgactatgtaaaaaaaaaaaaggttgcctgggacaaaatatttcaacatagAACGACCAATCAGAAGttctgtttatatttgtgtactggtatattctgtatattttttattttacagaattaaaatacatttaaagcattatcttctttaatgtctttaatattaaaaatgttaatagcaCTGAAATGTCTTTAATTTTATATGTGAATTTTTATTATCTGACATCCCTCCCCATCCCCTCTATCAGATGAGCCAATTCGGCCCATAGACCCTGCAGCATGGATCAGTCACTCTGTAGCTCTGACAGGAGCTTTTCCGTCCTACCCTGGCAGCACAGTCACCTCCAGCTCATCTGTAACTGAAACTGAACGTAAGCATTTCTCTTTTCTCATCTGTCTGTAATTTACCTTTTTTTATTCCTAGACCTTTGTTTTATAAGCATCTTCTCTTATCCACTTCTCCTTTCTGCTTTTACCTCAGTGTAATAATTTATCATAACCCCCCCCATCTCTGTCTGCAGGATTTGATGAGTTTAACCTGTCTCTGTGCTCGGACATGGCATCAGTCGCTAAGGCCATGGCATCTCCAGAATCAGGGCTGGAGGTCAGAGACAGAATGTGGCTGAAGATCACCATTCACAGTGCTTTTCTGGGTAAGACACACTTTCAGTTTTACCTAAGAGCACCATTTACTAAACTTACAGTCTAGTTTAGCATGCAGAAAtgggccttaaaggaatagttcacccaaaatgaaaattctctcatcatttactcaccctcatgccacccatgATGTGCATGATTTACTTtcttagcagaacacaaattaagattttttaattctgttggtctatacaatgcaagtgaatgggtgctaaaatgttgacactccaaaaagcacataaatgcagtataaaagtagtctatatgactccagtggttaaatctatgtcttcaggattgatatgataggtgtgggtgagaaacagatcaatatttaagtacatttctgCTAGAcattattctccctgcccagtagaagGCGtattcatgaagaatgtgaatcaccaaaaaaaaaaaaaaacaagaagaagaatgtgaacgttAAAGTGGGTATTGACTGAAcagggaggatcatttatagTTCAAATGGACttgaatattgaactgtttctcaccaacacctatcataccgcttctgaagatatggatttaaccactggagtcatactgattacttttatgctgacctatgtgatgtttggagcttcaaacttttgccacccattcacttgcattgtatggacctacagatctgaaatattcttctaaatatctttgtgttctgcagaagaaagaaaatcatacacatccgtgattgcattagggtgagtaaatgggagaattttcatttttgtgtgaactttgaGATCTTTTAAATCTAACATGTGCTTCTGCATGGGTTTATGTTTTTGTGCAGGTTCAGATGTTGTTGAGTGGTTGTACCATCACATTGAAGGGTTTCAGGACCGTCGAGAAGCTCGTAAATATGCTAGTAACCTACTAAAGGCTGGATTCATCAGACACACCGTAAACAAGATTACCTTCTCTGAACAGTGTTACTACATTTTTGGAGACTTGAACAACTGTGAAAATTGTGAGTAGAATCAATTTTCATACTTTCAAATACAATTTTGAGGAACAGAACTACTTTAACCTGTGTAGATTACTATGCAACAATGTTCTTATAATTTGATTGttaaaataagcatttataaaCATAAGTGATTACCTTGAATTTTGactctttctccatctctctcacacacacacacttcctcttTCTATCAGATATGGCCAACCTGTCTCTTAATGATAATGATGGTTCGAGTGGTGCTTCAGACCAGGACACTCTGGCTCCTCTTCCATTGCCAGGGGCAACACCGTGGCCTATGCTTCACTCTTTCCAATTCCAATATCCTAACCCCTACTCCACACAGCCCCCTCCCTACCATGAACTTACCAACTACAGCTACGGCCCAGGCAGTGCGGGCAGCCAGCATAGTGAAGGTAACGCCCTAATTCCAATATCattcaatttgatttgatttggtaAATACTTGGTATGTTGCTATTAGGGGTGCACCTGTTGGGAAAATAGAATAGAGAAATGCACCAAACTGTGAAATTATagataaaaatgtactttatgtgAAATGTCAACATTTATTGGAATTAGGCCTGTGATCGTTAAAAAGTTTTAACTAATTAAGCACACAGTTTTCTAAAATCACAcgctaaagctagtggcaacacatcacatgcacttgaaatgttcacttccgtcagctgttaaacggtgaacgcttctgtgtagtaaaaaaaaagttaagtgtTACAACTTAGATGATacaacactttgaaaattcatacactacatggctgataGCATAATACACTTTGTAAGTGCAGTGTGTAGTGTGTCCTTTGGGACACAGATAAATGAAATACTGAagattaaaatctcaaaactattattttctctggctgccgttcagtATTTCGTGTGGGTTTACTTTTGACTCTGGTTCAGATAACAGTGAGTGAACGTTTTCTGGTGATGCAAAGAGATACAGCAGCTTGcccatatctctcccacacctggctcccCACTTCCTGGTTAAGTCTCAATAATCCATATAGTTAATCCGATCTCGTGTTTATTACAACATACGTTGCACAAAATGAATAAGcctgcactgctccacacaatcagatCAATTAAATCAATTATGTGCAGTTGAGTCCAGCGTGTTCCTCCTGTAGCCACAGGAAGTGGGAAAATTTAAGTTTtagtaattgaaaaaaaaaatggataatgcattatttgcattaattttctaacacattaaacattcaactattaatcacagaaattaacacgttaattccCAGCCCTAATTGGAATATACATAAAACTGTTGACACACTGGCAACTAGTAAACACTACAAGACttcagcatcacacacacaccagagaaatgtttaaaaacaactCAAGTGTTTGATGAGACACAATGAATATTCAAATAAGGAAGGACCAATTACacctagggttgccaacttttttCAAGCCAAATACGGGCATTTAACTGACTTTAAAATTAGGTAATGTGACAATGCGCTGATACAATAACCTCACTAAATCTCACTATGTTTTTCCAAAAGAATAAAACTGCCATGCATCGAGAAagacaatattttattataatatagcaTGCATGTTAAGGCAATTTATTCATGTGCTAAAAAAGactgcaaattattttatttactcttcTGGGGCAACTGTTTTGGTACAttaagcaaacatgccttataaTGAGAGAGAAAATGCTTATAGTGTATTTCTCTGAGGATTACAGTGTTGTTGTTTAAACAGAGTTCATCACAAGGGAAAAGTAAGAACATTTTCATCCTCCCTGGTTTATCTCCCTAGTTTTTCATGTTAAGTGTTTTATGACCTTTGCTGTACTGTACTTTTGCATTAAAAGTACTGCTGTTTTTCTCACAGTCTCTTCCTGAATGAGCACTGACATATGCAATTCCATTTTTTTAATCGCAACGCAAATGTACTTGCATAGAAATTACAATGAGAAGCAATTatcatgctcttttttttttttttaaggaaaacttGACAGAAGAGAGTTGCGGACTTTGTCATTGACCTTCTTCCCTTGACTTTCCCTCGTTATTGTCAGGAGTAGTATTAATAGTTTGTTTCAGGTCCATTCCTCtcaatttgttttccattttaatctGTCATTTTTAACATTCATATCTGTATGGATTTAATTCCCAGTTCTGTTCCCTAAATATGGGACTATTCTGTTTTATATGGGACAGTTGGCTATGGCAACCCAAGTTGCACATCACCTGAATTTTTGGAGCATGCATGCACACAGAGGACATTTTTTATCCGATTAAGGTGTATACATGCTGGGTGAAGCAGAGCTTCAATCCAATTTTCTAGGTTTATTAGCCTGACTTGCAATAATCTGACTGGTACCATCACACTAAagcatttacaaaaaaatttgaaaagtcaAATTATTGTCTTAGTCTGAATGAAATCGAATAAGTAAACATACTGACTGAATTACAGATGTAGTATAAGAGAAGTCTATTGATTGTAAAATTTGGGAAGTGTTTGTCTATTGTGAGACTAACTTAGGTGTGCAAGATAAATACTTTTGTTCTTCGCAGAGATTCTTGTGACTAGAGAACCTGCTAACACTCAATTTGTGTGTTTTGGCTTCTCTTCTTCAGGGAGTCACAGCAGTGGCTCTACACggagtgatggagaaaggagaaGGGGCAGTAAGAGTGTAACTGGCAGTACAGGGGGTGGTAGCACACGTGACAACAAATCTCCTGGTGGGGTAGGGGCTGACTCGCGTTCTGGCAGCGGCAGTGAATCAGACTACTCTGTTCAAAGCAATCTGAGACGGGACCATGGCTCGGCCACACCCAGTGAACACAGTCGCTCAAGTCAGCGCTCGCATCATCGTGTCCCGTCCACTCACCTTGCCCCGTATCCGCCCGGAATACCCATCCCTTACAACCCAATGGTGGTGATGATGGTGCCCCAGCATCCACACCCACACTTAGCACTTGGAGCCCCACACCCACAAACACCTTTGACCCACCATCATGCCTTGCCACCCTCCATCACTACTGGTGGGCCACCTGGAGCTCCACCAACCCGAGACCTGGGCTCAGTCCCCCCTGAGCTAACAGCCTCCAGACAGTCTTTCCACTTGGCCATGGGCAACCCCAGTGAATTCTTTGTAGATGTTATGTAATGAATGGGATGAAAAGATTAAAATGTGTATAGGTTGATGCATGAGTGGATGAATGTATACTGAAAGATTTGTAATATGTGACAACTGTGAGTTTTACTCAAAGTTTACAGTAATTGCAGTTTACCAGTAGTAACAGGGTTCATGCAGTCAGCTGGAAATTTAAGGGTAGGAAGTCTTGCACAGCGCAAAATTCTAAATCCATTTTTATCTTTGTGGTATTGACTGCACTAAAGTGTATGTCTTCAAATGTTTAAAGTTTACCAAGGACTTCTAaaacagggatgcaaactactcaccttcTAGCTAAAGTCTCCTTTTCTAAAGATAATTTGCCCAAATTGTTCAGTACAATTTTCtacattttccttattaaaatcacttgaaaaGGATATTTCAGGCTTAAACACATAAAtaaagctttaaatacaacaaaaagctTTACACACATCAAACAAATCAACAGAAATGATACATCTGGAACATCTCCTATgactttctcaaatgtttcacCATTCATGTGTGCATCCCTGTAAAAGCATTTATCTCATGCAATCTATACTATATGCTTTCAAAAAGATTGTCTTTGCACTGCTGAATGAAGCCAGGGTTTATGGAAACAAATATTTGCTTGTCATTTTTTTGGGATTTAAAGATCTCACAAAACTGTTCTGTTTCCAGGTATTAGAAGAAAGTTTTattttcaaagacatttacaaatagACTAAAATGGTGAAGTACTCAAAAGGTACATACAGAAGAAGATTAACACCATAAAAGGTACTTTTAGTGTAGAatgatttgtttttgtgaatGTTCCAGTTTCTACTCCAGAGTTTGTTATTTGTCTTTATGACTGATAATCATAACTGTTTTTGGAAGTATGTGTTTATTGATATAATGATCAAAGAATGCAGGTGCTACATAAAGATACTGATACTCAAAGGAGTGCCATGTTACTTTTGCATGTTTTCACTCAAAATAAATTTGTGATTGAATAAACTCCTCATCTAGTCATTTATTCTTTGGAAGTTTTCTATGCAAAGGATAAAATTAAGCTTTTGAAGGATTATATCTTTGTACAGTATAACAAAAACAGTCCATCAATTAAATGTCCATCACTGATGTGATATTTGACTACATACACAATCAGGTTACTGCATTTTAATTACTTCTCAAAACTGAATATTGTCCCTATGCTGGTCTAACCAATTTTATGCATGGTATGCACACTTGTGGACAGCTGATTTAAGGCTATCAGATTCTGTAAAGCTGTAAGACATTAGTCACCTTCAAACCAACGTTTAATATAACATCCTGAATTATGTTGCTTTAGTGGGAGTTAACAGTATATCTGTCTCAGAAATGCCTAATCAAATATACCGAATATCGATTTTTCCAAAG
The sequence above is a segment of the Xyrauchen texanus isolate HMW12.3.18 chromosome 2, RBS_HiC_50CHRs, whole genome shotgun sequence genome. Coding sequences within it:
- the LOC127657461 gene encoding segment polarity protein dishevelled homolog DVL-2-like, which gives rise to MAETKIIYHIDEEETPYLVKIPIAAEKITLLDFKQVLNKPNYKFFFKSMDQDFGVVKEEISDDSANLPCFNGRVVSWLVSSDTSAAEPPAPPVEVPSQTSPTPPPLPPPPAERTGGIGDSRPPSFHPNTAGSLETLDDQTETESIMSFRRERPRPRESLEQHGLRMNGQSHMDRHLAGYESATTVMSSELETTSFCDSDDDDTMSRFSSSTEQSTASRLLKRHRRRRKQRPRLERASSLSSVTDSTMSLNIITVTLNMEKYNFLGISIVGQSNERGDGGIYIGSIMKGGAVAADGRIEPGDMLLQVNDINFENMSNDDAVRVLRDIVHKPGPIILSVAKCWDPSPQGYFTLPRNEPIRPIDPAAWISHSVALTGAFPSYPGSTVTSSSSVTETERFDEFNLSLCSDMASVAKAMASPESGLEVRDRMWLKITIHSAFLGSDVVEWLYHHIEGFQDRREARKYASNLLKAGFIRHTVNKITFSEQCYYIFGDLNNCENYMANLSLNDNDGSSGASDQDTLAPLPLPGATPWPMLHSFQFQYPNPYSTQPPPYHELTNYSYGPGSAGSQHSEGSHSSGSTRSDGERRRGSKSVTGSTGGGSTRDNKSPGGVGADSRSGSGSESDYSVQSNLRRDHGSATPSEHSRSSQRSHHRVPSTHLAPYPPGIPIPYNPMVVMMVPQHPHPHLALGAPHPQTPLTHHHALPPSITTGGPPGAPPTRDLGSVPPELTASRQSFHLAMGNPSEFFVDVM